One window from the genome of Nicotiana sylvestris chromosome 9, ASM39365v2, whole genome shotgun sequence encodes:
- the LOC104237854 gene encoding oleoyl-acyl carrier protein thioesterase, chloroplastic, translated as MLLRGTFPACNVAVSDCTQPQKNNQFSHSFFNFTPRRQKSLFSASVVRTNEQKKEVAFEPSLADRLRLGSLTDDGLSYKEKFIVRCYEVGINKTATVETIANLLQEVGCNHAQSVGFSTDGFATTLTMRKLHLIWVTARMHIEVYKYPAWSDVVEIETWCQSEGRIGTRRDWILKDYATCEVIGRATSKWVMMNQDTRRLQKVTDDVHEEYLVFCPKELRLAFPEENNNSLKKISKLEDPAHYSRLGLVPRRADLDMNQHVNNVTYIGWVLESMPQDIIDTHELQTITLDYRRECQHDDVVNSLTSLESFEDSALGTNGSATAAREINKSFLHLVRLSGDGLEINRARTEWKKKFVKS; from the exons ATGTTGTTACGGGGGACGTTTCCGGCTTGCAATGTCGCCGTCAGCGACTGTACTCAACCCCAAAAAAACAATCAATTCTCTCATAGTTTCTTCAATTTCACTCCACGGCGGCAAAAATCCTTATTTTCTGCTTCGGTTGTTCGGACCAATGAGCAGAAGAAGGAAGTTGCATTTGAGCCTAGCCTTGCTGACCGGCTTAGGCTTGGGAGCTTGACAGACGATGGATTGTCTTATAAGGAGAAGTTCATAGTTAGATGTTATGAGGTCGGAATTAACAAGACTGCCACTGTGGAAACCATCGCCAATCTATTACAG GAGGTTGGATGCAACCATGCTCAAAGTGTCGGATTTTCTACTGATGGATTTGCGACAACCCTTACCATGAGAAAATTGCATCTCATATGGGTTACTGCTCGCATGCACATTGAAGTATATAAATACCCTGCTTG GAGTGATGTTGTTGAAATAGAGACTTGGTGCCAAAGCGAAGGTAGAATTGGGACTAGACGAGATTGGATTCTCAAAGATTATGCTACTTGTGAAGTCATTGGAAGAGCAACCAG CAAGTGGGTCATGATGAACCAGGACACAAGGCGTCTTCAGAAAGTCACAGATGATGTTCATGAGGAGTACCTAGTCTTTTGCCCGAAAGAACTGAG GCTAGCTTTTCCGGAGGAGAACAATAACAGCCTAAAGAAGATATCAAAACTGGAAGATCCTGCTCATTATTCTAGGCTAGGATTGGTG CCACGAAGAGCTGATTTGGACATGAATCAACATGTAAACAATGTGACTTACATCGGCTGGGTTCTTGAG AGTATGCCTCAAGATATCATTGACACACATGAACTGCAAACGATTACATTAGATTATAGGCGTGAATGCCAGCATGATGACGTAGTCAATTCCCTCACGAGCCTTGAATCGTTTGAGGACTCTGCTTTAGGGACTAACGGATCAGCTACTGCTGCAAGAGAGATAAACAAGAGCTTCTTGCATTTGGTGAGATTATCAGGTGATGGACTTGAAATAAATAGGGCCCGaactgaatggaaaaagaaaTTTGTTAAGAGCTGA